The Amycolatopsis mongoliensis genome includes a window with the following:
- a CDS encoding excisionase family DNA-binding protein yields MGDAEIRAAAGRAGQAIADLMVAVLSSRQESASPPQRDTGQPPRVAWRPREVAKLTGLSYGTVLELIHSGQLGAVKVGKSYAVPDAELDRFLTVAQPPKPSPEPVDVSVFGATPRSAKHHRNKGLRSK; encoded by the coding sequence ATGGGTGATGCCGAGATCCGGGCTGCTGCAGGTAGAGCTGGCCAGGCGATCGCGGACCTGATGGTCGCGGTCCTGAGCTCGCGGCAGGAGTCGGCTTCGCCGCCGCAGCGAGACACTGGACAACCTCCGCGGGTTGCTTGGCGACCGCGGGAGGTCGCCAAGCTCACCGGTCTCAGCTACGGCACCGTACTTGAGCTGATCCACAGCGGGCAGCTCGGCGCTGTGAAGGTTGGGAAGAGTTACGCCGTTCCCGACGCCGAGCTGGATCGTTTTCTCACGGTAGCGCAACCGCCGAAGCCTTCGCCGGAGCCTGTCGACGTGTCGGTGTTTGGTGCGACGCCCCGATCGGCGAAGCACCACCGGAACAAGGGGCTTCGGTCTAAGTGA
- a CDS encoding helix-turn-helix domain-containing protein: MLKALPQVVTPSPGPPKTALRPGIDRRGPQRRLGWSAPGAAELLGMSSHSVRRRVRSGQLGGFISGRSYLIPEDEIQAYLARGATRRQSRTG; this comes from the coding sequence ATGCTGAAGGCCTTGCCGCAGGTGGTCACGCCGTCGCCGGGACCGCCTAAGACGGCGTTGCGGCCGGGGATCGACCGGCGTGGGCCGCAGCGCCGTCTCGGCTGGTCAGCTCCAGGGGCCGCTGAGCTGCTGGGCATGAGTTCGCACTCAGTCCGCCGGCGGGTGCGCAGCGGCCAGCTCGGCGGGTTCATCAGCGGCAGGTCTTACCTGATCCCTGAAGACGAGATTCAGGCGTATCTCGCCCGCGGCGCTACGCGCCGGCAGTCTCGAACTGGATGA
- a CDS encoding helix-turn-helix transcriptional regulator — protein sequence MANDTTGVGRHLRMLREQAGLTQTEAALRAGLTREAVCAIDNGRHDPRMSTIRRYCDAIGARVYIGLGGDG from the coding sequence ATGGCGAACGACACGACCGGTGTCGGCCGGCACCTGCGGATGCTGCGCGAGCAGGCCGGCCTCACGCAGACCGAGGCCGCGCTCCGCGCCGGCCTCACCCGCGAGGCCGTGTGCGCCATCGACAACGGGCGCCACGACCCACGCATGTCGACCATCCGCCGCTACTGCGACGCCATCGGCGCACGCGTCTACATCGGACTCGGCGGCGATGGCTGA
- a CDS encoding terminase gives MSAAEVPEAGAVLGSTLPRIWTRPLIEGPPGPCGCGCALTPATSYGFEVEEFARDTLERPLDPWQRWAAIHAGELLPDGRPRFRVLLILVARQQGKTELLVILVLFWLFIEERRLVLGTSTNLDYARESWEKAVELAEGSDALAEDIPVNGVRRANGEQTLRTIYKTRYKIAASNRKGGRSLTIDRLILDELREHHDWTAWNAAVPATNAVPDAQVWAISNQGDHRSVVLDSLRASAMQFIESGEGDRRLGLLEWSAPLGSKPTDVRALAMANPNLGRRTEVDSLLGDALRAEKAGGEELAGFLTEILCVKVPMLDPAVDAGAWADCADPGTLDGVRDRVAAAVDVSLDGKHATLVAAALLPDGRVRIEVVRRWEGPNATQQLRRELPPLVAKMKPRKLGWFPNGPAAAIAADLADRKQGPRAAWPPRGVEVDELRKDGAAICMGFAEMITGHEIAHSDDELLTAHVTSAERARQGDAWRFTRKGAGHCDAAYAAAGAVHLARTLPPPAARPLVVVARPRSE, from the coding sequence ATGAGCGCGGCCGAGGTGCCGGAGGCCGGCGCGGTGCTGGGCTCGACGCTGCCGCGGATCTGGACTCGGCCGCTCATCGAGGGCCCGCCCGGTCCATGCGGGTGCGGGTGCGCACTGACGCCGGCCACGTCGTACGGGTTCGAGGTCGAGGAGTTCGCCCGGGACACCCTCGAGCGGCCGCTGGACCCGTGGCAGCGATGGGCGGCGATCCACGCCGGTGAGCTGCTGCCGGACGGCCGTCCGCGGTTCCGCGTGCTGCTGATCCTGGTCGCCCGCCAGCAGGGAAAGACCGAGTTGCTGGTCATCTTGGTGCTGTTCTGGCTGTTCATCGAGGAGCGTCGTCTGGTGCTCGGCACCAGCACGAACCTCGACTATGCGCGGGAGTCCTGGGAGAAGGCAGTCGAGCTGGCTGAGGGCTCCGACGCGCTCGCCGAGGACATCCCGGTGAACGGCGTCCGCCGCGCGAACGGCGAGCAGACGCTGCGCACGATCTACAAGACGCGGTACAAGATCGCCGCGTCGAACCGCAAGGGCGGTCGGTCCCTCACGATCGACCGGCTGATCCTGGACGAGCTGCGCGAGCACCACGACTGGACGGCCTGGAACGCCGCCGTGCCGGCCACGAACGCCGTGCCGGACGCGCAGGTGTGGGCGATCAGCAACCAGGGTGATCACCGGTCGGTGGTGCTGGACTCGCTGCGCGCCTCGGCGATGCAGTTCATCGAGTCTGGCGAGGGGGACCGGCGGCTCGGCCTGCTGGAGTGGAGCGCGCCGCTTGGGTCCAAGCCGACCGACGTGCGCGCGCTGGCGATGGCGAACCCGAACCTGGGGCGCCGTACTGAGGTTGACTCGCTCCTCGGTGACGCCTTGCGTGCCGAGAAGGCCGGCGGCGAGGAGCTGGCGGGGTTCCTCACCGAGATTCTCTGCGTCAAGGTGCCGATGCTGGACCCGGCCGTGGACGCCGGCGCATGGGCCGACTGCGCGGACCCGGGCACCCTCGATGGCGTGCGCGACCGGGTCGCGGCCGCGGTCGACGTGTCGCTGGACGGCAAGCACGCGACGCTCGTCGCGGCTGCGCTGCTGCCGGACGGGCGGGTACGCATCGAGGTCGTGCGCCGCTGGGAAGGGCCGAACGCCACGCAGCAGCTGCGCCGCGAGCTGCCACCCCTGGTGGCGAAGATGAAGCCGCGCAAGCTCGGGTGGTTTCCCAACGGCCCGGCCGCCGCGATCGCCGCCGATCTCGCCGACCGCAAGCAGGGCCCGCGGGCAGCCTGGCCGCCCCGGGGCGTCGAGGTCGACGAGCTGCGCAAGGACGGCGCAGCGATCTGCATGGGCTTCGCCGAGATGATCACCGGGCACGAGATCGCCCACTCGGACGACGAGCTGCTGACCGCGCACGTGACGAGCGCGGAGCGAGCCCGCCAGGGCGACGCCTGGCGCTTCACCCGCAAGGGCGCCGGGCACTGCGATGCGGCTTACGCCGCGGCCGGCGCCGTGCACCTGGCGCGCACCCTTCCGCCACCGGCGGCTCGGCCGCTCGTGGTGGTGGCGCGCCCCCGTAGTGAGTAG
- a CDS encoding phage major capsid protein: protein MGLLRDIFTWGAGPAPAPERVRAQADPAETPRWARPLNFQLDIPPEMAAGGPLSDGLLSTRVSRRMAMSVPAVKRARDLICGTLGALPLQTHAPTRAVVEDTYTLLLQPEPDVARSVTMTRTIEDLLFEGVAWWRVLEFGWHGYPTKIRKLDARTVNVQEDSKVYVSSTTGRPQGSAWEYVPDAELIRIDAPSDPLLVAGARAIRIALMLDAAASRSASDPLPLGYFSPADGMTDPTPDEVQEILNEWAKANQERAWGYVGAALKANTLQWSPEQLQLASSRDYAVLEISRLTGLDPEDLGVSTTSRTYANAEQRRLDLIDFTLRAYAAAIEDRMSMNDVLPRGYLARYEYAHFLKSDTLTRMQAYKAGREVGVYNDERIARLENIPTATVPKPPASALPPTPPTPGTKAQETPVSAALPFPTVRFADDNPGTLTLGFAADPAAAEFKVDSAKRTVSGTAVPWGAVARSGGRKWKFAKGSLHWGGDATRVKLNRDHDRYQSFGYASTLASTDAGLAAAFRIGRGPDGDSMLALAEDHVYDGFSIEVDFEQGDGWEPDPTDETVCLVYSATLRAVALTAMPAFDGARVASVAATREKKEPTMTAPTAEPTAPSAAGAAPDFAAFTAGLSEAIGSAVAEAFAKLPAPQGREVIPAGQAATVTSEPLVYQMDGHGPSMIKDAWKSRTEGDVDARSRLEKFSLQLADAQRRASHQATSAAFAGATTANAAAVIPPGYRPDLYVTQLLQGRPLWGSVSRGTLSDATPFTIPAYTSSTGMAGNHTEGTNPTSGTLTIGTKTVTPNAVSGLFTITREIADSSNPAIDAIATQAMSEAYSQNAEAKLYAELNGANGQGGTITTGQVPSGAWVYTSTGGSAAAGTYGGEKLLAAERAVLAQFPFHRFAAPTVAHLSQEGTTGYATALDGNGRPLLPSIGAQNSAGIGNAVTQGWFVDGLPNLPTWSMSGNAAGDADVLIFNRNDVWAWESPLLTFRFEERGGPANIDLALFGYVAVRLLRPTGLHAIRHTVGA, encoded by the coding sequence GTGGGACTGCTGCGGGACATCTTCACGTGGGGCGCGGGCCCTGCGCCCGCACCCGAACGCGTCCGCGCGCAGGCCGACCCTGCGGAGACTCCCCGCTGGGCTCGGCCGCTGAACTTCCAGCTCGACATCCCGCCGGAGATGGCCGCCGGCGGCCCGCTGTCGGACGGGCTGCTCTCCACCCGCGTCTCCCGCCGCATGGCCATGTCCGTGCCCGCGGTCAAGCGGGCCCGTGACCTGATCTGCGGCACCCTCGGCGCGCTGCCCCTGCAGACCCACGCACCGACGCGCGCGGTGGTCGAGGACACGTACACGCTGCTGCTGCAACCCGAACCCGACGTGGCGCGGTCGGTCACGATGACCCGCACCATCGAAGACCTGCTGTTCGAGGGCGTGGCCTGGTGGCGGGTGCTCGAGTTCGGCTGGCACGGCTACCCGACCAAGATCCGCAAGCTTGACGCGCGCACGGTCAACGTCCAGGAGGACTCCAAGGTCTACGTCTCCTCGACGACCGGCCGGCCGCAGGGCTCGGCGTGGGAGTACGTCCCGGACGCCGAACTGATCCGCATCGACGCGCCGAGCGACCCGCTGCTGGTCGCCGGCGCCCGTGCGATCCGGATCGCGTTGATGCTCGACGCCGCCGCGTCGCGGTCGGCGTCGGACCCGTTGCCGCTGGGCTACTTCTCGCCCGCCGACGGGATGACCGACCCCACCCCGGACGAGGTGCAGGAAATCCTTAACGAGTGGGCCAAGGCCAACCAGGAACGCGCCTGGGGGTACGTCGGGGCGGCACTCAAGGCGAACACCCTGCAGTGGTCGCCCGAGCAACTGCAGCTCGCATCGTCGCGTGACTACGCGGTGCTGGAGATCTCCCGGCTGACCGGGCTGGACCCGGAAGACCTCGGCGTGTCCACCACCTCGCGCACCTACGCCAACGCCGAGCAGCGGCGCCTCGACCTCATCGACTTCACGCTGCGCGCCTACGCCGCGGCGATCGAGGACCGCATGTCCATGAACGACGTGTTGCCGCGCGGCTACCTGGCCCGCTACGAGTACGCCCACTTCCTCAAGTCCGACACCTTGACCCGGATGCAGGCGTACAAGGCCGGCCGTGAGGTCGGCGTCTACAACGACGAACGGATCGCCCGGCTGGAGAACATCCCCACCGCGACCGTCCCCAAGCCCCCGGCGTCGGCACTTCCCCCGACTCCGCCGACGCCGGGCACCAAAGCCCAGGAGACGCCCGTGTCCGCTGCACTGCCCTTCCCCACGGTCCGCTTCGCCGACGACAACCCCGGCACCCTGACGCTCGGCTTCGCCGCCGACCCCGCCGCCGCCGAGTTCAAAGTGGACAGCGCGAAGCGCACCGTCTCCGGCACGGCGGTGCCCTGGGGCGCAGTCGCGCGCTCGGGCGGCCGCAAGTGGAAGTTCGCCAAGGGCTCGCTGCACTGGGGCGGCGACGCCACCCGCGTGAAGCTCAACCGCGACCACGACCGCTACCAGTCCTTCGGCTACGCCTCGACCCTCGCGAGCACCGACGCCGGTCTGGCCGCCGCGTTCCGCATCGGCCGCGGCCCCGACGGCGACTCCATGCTCGCCCTGGCCGAAGACCACGTCTACGACGGCTTCTCCATCGAAGTCGACTTCGAACAGGGCGACGGCTGGGAGCCCGACCCCACCGACGAAACCGTGTGCCTGGTCTACAGCGCCACGCTGCGCGCGGTCGCCCTGACCGCCATGCCTGCCTTCGACGGCGCGCGCGTCGCGTCCGTCGCCGCCACCCGAGAGAAGAAGGAACCCACCATGACCGCACCCACCGCCGAGCCCACCGCCCCGTCGGCAGCGGGCGCGGCCCCCGACTTCGCCGCGTTCACCGCCGGCCTGTCCGAGGCGATCGGCTCGGCCGTCGCCGAGGCGTTCGCCAAGCTCCCCGCCCCGCAGGGCCGGGAAGTCATCCCCGCGGGCCAGGCCGCCACGGTCACCAGCGAGCCGCTCGTGTACCAGATGGACGGTCACGGTCCGTCGATGATCAAGGATGCGTGGAAGTCCCGCACCGAGGGCGACGTGGACGCCCGGTCCCGACTGGAGAAGTTCTCCCTGCAGCTGGCCGACGCGCAGCGCCGCGCATCGCACCAGGCGACCTCGGCCGCGTTCGCCGGCGCGACCACCGCCAACGCCGCGGCCGTGATCCCACCGGGGTACCGGCCGGACCTCTACGTCACGCAGCTGCTGCAGGGCCGACCGCTGTGGGGCTCGGTCTCTCGCGGCACCCTCTCGGACGCGACGCCGTTCACCATCCCGGCCTACACCTCGAGCACGGGCATGGCGGGCAACCACACCGAGGGCACGAACCCGACCTCGGGCACGCTGACCATCGGCACCAAGACCGTCACCCCGAACGCCGTGTCGGGCCTGTTCACCATCACCCGGGAGATCGCCGACAGCTCGAACCCGGCGATCGACGCGATCGCCACGCAGGCGATGTCCGAGGCGTACTCGCAGAACGCCGAGGCGAAGCTGTACGCCGAGCTCAACGGCGCGAACGGCCAGGGCGGCACCATCACCACCGGGCAGGTCCCGTCCGGCGCCTGGGTCTACACGTCCACCGGCGGGTCGGCCGCGGCCGGCACGTACGGCGGTGAGAAGCTGCTCGCCGCCGAGCGCGCGGTCCTCGCGCAGTTCCCGTTCCACCGCTTCGCCGCGCCGACCGTGGCCCACCTCTCGCAGGAAGGCACCACCGGCTACGCCACCGCGCTCGACGGCAACGGCCGGCCGCTGCTGCCGAGCATCGGCGCGCAGAACTCCGCCGGCATCGGCAACGCCGTCACGCAGGGGTGGTTCGTCGACGGCCTCCCGAACCTGCCCACCTGGTCGATGAGCGGCAACGCGGCGGGCGACGCCGACGTGCTGATCTTCAACCGCAACGACGTGTGGGCGTGGGAGTCGCCGCTTCTGACGTTCCGCTTCGAGGAGCGCGGCGGCCCGGCGAACATCGACCTGGCGCTGTTCGGGTACGTCGCGGTGCGCCTGCTGCGCCCGACCGGCCTGCACGCCATCCGTCACACGGTGGGCGCCTGA
- a CDS encoding phage head-tail connector protein, protein MTVAWPPQLADLKEDMNVPDDRDDDLLQANLDAAVAFVERVRSDVDYGQFPMPGAKVPTADLMLGTIRLAVRWFTRRRSPEALVDMAELGSARVPSFDADIDRLLRIGRHARAIVG, encoded by the coding sequence GTGACCGTGGCGTGGCCGCCGCAGCTCGCGGACCTGAAGGAGGACATGAACGTCCCGGACGACCGGGACGACGACCTGCTGCAGGCGAACCTCGACGCCGCGGTGGCCTTCGTCGAACGCGTCCGGTCCGATGTGGACTACGGGCAGTTCCCGATGCCGGGGGCGAAGGTCCCGACGGCCGATCTGATGCTCGGCACGATCCGGCTGGCCGTGCGGTGGTTCACCCGCCGCCGGTCGCCGGAGGCGCTGGTGGACATGGCCGAGCTGGGCTCGGCGCGAGTGCCGTCGTTCGACGCTGACATCGACCGGCTGCTGCGCATCGGTCGCCACGCAAGGGCGATCGTCGGATGA